From the Oleiharenicola lentus genome, one window contains:
- a CDS encoding DUF885 domain-containing protein, whose translation MQGKLRFFAALVVGAVSFVSGRGDEFAARYQAVIDAKGKAPEAERLHALFQADWAYTMAVYPEYATWVGYAGHEREWTDLSREAIARRREVAGRALPALATIDRTQLGPVDRVSYDIFKRQAEESVEGNRFPSELEQINQLGGIHQDATQLLRGMSAANAGHFENQLARLQALPQVVDNVISLLEEGLAKGITPPQITLREVPTQILNQIPEEPLKSPLLATFVDLPPAVSGERGLELRAAAAKTYTIEVRPAFQRLEKFVREKYIPGARQTIAATDLPDGRAWYALRIKTYTSTDLTAQQIHDIGLAEVKRIRAEMERVKTQVGFKGTLPEFFVFLRTDPQFYFTDKEDLLRAYRDIAKRADPQMIKLFKTLPRTPYGILPVPAYAEKSQTTAYYYPGAPETGRPGYFFANTYALHTRPKWEMEALTLHEAVPGHHHQIALAQEMDALPEFRRHGGYTAFVEGWGLYSESLGEEMGFYTDPYAKFGQLTYEMWRAVRLVVDTGMHALGWSRQQAIDYFKDNAGKSEHDIVVEIDRYIVWPGQALAYKLGELKIKELRAHAEKELGAKFDIRLFHDEVLRNGAVPLTVLETHIREWVAAQKAAAPVAG comes from the coding sequence ATGCAGGGCAAACTTCGTTTTTTCGCGGCGCTGGTGGTCGGGGCCGTTTCTTTCGTATCCGGCCGGGGCGACGAGTTCGCGGCCCGCTACCAGGCGGTGATCGACGCCAAGGGCAAGGCCCCCGAGGCCGAGCGCCTGCACGCGTTGTTCCAGGCGGACTGGGCCTACACGATGGCGGTCTATCCCGAATACGCCACCTGGGTCGGCTACGCCGGACACGAGCGGGAGTGGACCGATCTGTCCCGCGAGGCCATCGCCCGCCGCCGGGAAGTTGCCGGCCGCGCCCTGCCGGCGCTGGCCACCATCGACCGCACGCAGCTCGGGCCGGTGGACCGGGTGAGCTACGACATCTTCAAGCGCCAGGCCGAGGAGAGTGTCGAGGGCAACCGCTTCCCCAGCGAACTCGAGCAGATCAACCAGCTGGGCGGCATTCATCAGGACGCCACGCAGCTCCTGCGGGGAATGTCGGCGGCCAACGCCGGGCATTTCGAAAACCAGCTGGCCCGGCTCCAGGCCCTGCCGCAGGTCGTGGATAACGTGATTTCACTCCTGGAGGAGGGCCTCGCCAAGGGCATCACCCCGCCGCAGATCACGCTCCGCGAGGTGCCCACCCAGATTCTCAACCAGATCCCCGAGGAGCCGCTCAAGAGCCCTCTGCTCGCCACGTTTGTGGACCTGCCGCCCGCCGTGTCGGGTGAGCGGGGCTTGGAGCTGCGCGCTGCCGCGGCCAAGACTTACACGATCGAAGTGCGTCCGGCGTTCCAGCGCCTGGAGAAGTTCGTCCGCGAAAAATATATTCCCGGGGCCCGCCAGACCATTGCCGCCACCGACCTGCCGGATGGCCGGGCCTGGTATGCGCTGCGCATCAAAACCTACACTTCCACCGATCTCACCGCGCAGCAGATCCACGACATTGGGCTGGCCGAGGTGAAACGTATCCGCGCCGAGATGGAGCGCGTGAAGACTCAGGTCGGGTTCAAGGGCACGTTGCCGGAGTTCTTTGTGTTCCTGCGCACCGACCCGCAGTTCTATTTCACCGACAAGGAGGACCTGCTCCGCGCCTACCGCGACATCGCCAAGCGCGCCGACCCGCAGATGATCAAGCTCTTCAAGACGCTGCCGCGCACGCCCTATGGCATCCTGCCCGTGCCGGCCTACGCCGAGAAGTCCCAGACCACGGCCTACTACTACCCCGGCGCGCCCGAGACCGGCCGGCCCGGCTATTTCTTTGCCAACACCTATGCGCTGCACACGCGGCCGAAGTGGGAGATGGAGGCACTCACCCTGCACGAGGCCGTGCCGGGGCACCACCACCAGATCGCCCTTGCGCAGGAGATGGACGCGCTGCCGGAGTTCCGCCGCCACGGCGGCTACACGGCCTTCGTCGAAGGGTGGGGGCTCTATTCCGAGAGCCTCGGCGAGGAGATGGGCTTCTACACCGACCCGTATGCGAAGTTCGGCCAGCTCACCTACGAGATGTGGCGCGCCGTCCGCCTGGTGGTGGACACCGGCATGCACGCGCTCGGCTGGTCGCGCCAGCAGGCCATCGATTACTTCAAGGACAACGCCGGCAAGTCCGAGCACGACATCGTGGTCGAGATTGACCGCTACATCGTGTGGCCCGGCCAGGCACTCGCCTACAAGCTCGGTGAACTGAAGATCAAGGAACTGCGCGCCCACGCCGAGAAGGAACTCGGGGCGAAGTTCGACATCCGCCTTTTCCACGACGAAGTCCTCCGCAACGGCGCCGTCCCGCTCACCGTGCTGGAGACGCACATCCGGGAGTGGGTGGCAGCGCAGAAGGCGGCCGCGCCGGTGGCGGGCTGA
- a CDS encoding dihydrofolate reductase, with the protein MPRPIELIVACSENRIIGRAGRLPFDIPEDKKWFHDQTANQTVVLGRICFETWPRVMRDGRHPVVISSQPAHIQKITAQKAASAPGADSNLQAARVPAGEPSIAANVSDALALAQKLPGRIMVCGGQRIYEETLPLADRILLTLVHAQVEGDTWFPEWRHIAWRESWKREGADTNYRYTFSILERVR; encoded by the coding sequence ATGCCCCGCCCCATCGAGCTCATCGTCGCCTGTTCGGAAAACCGCATCATCGGCCGCGCCGGCCGCCTGCCCTTCGACATCCCCGAGGACAAAAAGTGGTTCCACGACCAGACCGCGAACCAGACGGTGGTGCTCGGGCGGATCTGCTTTGAGACCTGGCCGCGCGTGATGCGCGACGGCCGCCATCCGGTGGTGATCAGTTCGCAGCCGGCACACATCCAGAAGATCACCGCCCAGAAGGCGGCGTCTGCCCCCGGCGCGGATTCAAACCTGCAGGCCGCCCGGGTTCCCGCCGGGGAACCGAGCATCGCGGCCAACGTGTCCGATGCGCTCGCTCTCGCGCAAAAGCTGCCCGGTCGCATCATGGTTTGCGGCGGCCAGCGCATCTACGAGGAGACCCTGCCGCTCGCCGACCGCATCCTGCTCACCCTGGTGCACGCGCAGGTGGAGGGCGACACCTGGTTTCCGGAGTGGCGGCACATCGCCTGGCGCGAGAGTTGGAAGCGGGAAGGCGCCGACACCAATTACCGTTATACGTTCTCGATTCTGGAGCGGGTGCGGTAG
- a CDS encoding YgaP family membrane protein has protein sequence MKTNIGSIDVGLRFVGGCLIGLWGVHVETWWGLLGLLPAVTAMVGFCPLYALLHIDTTACDH, from the coding sequence ATGAAAACCAACATCGGATCCATCGACGTCGGCCTGCGGTTTGTCGGGGGCTGCCTCATCGGCCTCTGGGGAGTCCACGTAGAAACGTGGTGGGGCCTGCTCGGCTTGCTGCCGGCGGTTACCGCGATGGTCGGGTTCTGCCCGCTCTACGCGCTGCTGCACATCGACACGACGGCCTGCGACCACTGA
- a CDS encoding gamma carbonic anhydrase family protein has protein sequence MDITERLARHLGKIPDTRQAAFVAPNASVMGDVKLGALSSVWYGCVLRGDINTIEIGEGSNVQDLAVVHLADDYGVKVGRYTTIGHSAIIHACTIGDECLIGMGATILDGAVIGDHCIVGANALVTQRFVAPAGSMILGSPAKVVRSLKESELMGLRAWAEKYVEVAKAHAARKK, from the coding sequence ATGGATATCACTGAACGGCTGGCCCGGCACCTGGGCAAAATTCCCGACACCCGGCAGGCGGCCTTCGTCGCCCCCAACGCCAGCGTGATGGGTGACGTGAAACTGGGCGCCCTGAGCAGCGTGTGGTATGGCTGCGTGCTTCGCGGCGACATCAACACCATCGAGATCGGCGAGGGATCCAACGTCCAGGACCTCGCGGTGGTGCACCTCGCCGACGACTACGGCGTGAAAGTGGGGCGATACACGACCATCGGGCACAGCGCGATCATCCACGCCTGCACCATCGGCGACGAGTGCCTCATCGGCATGGGCGCCACGATTCTCGACGGCGCCGTGATCGGCGACCACTGCATCGTCGGCGCCAACGCCCTGGTCACGCAGCGCTTCGTCGCCCCGGCCGGCTCGATGATCCTTGGGTCGCCCGCCAAGGTGGTTCGTTCGCTCAAGGAGAGCGAACTCATGGGCCTGCGCGCCTGGGCCGAGAAATACGTCGAGGTCGCCAAGGCCCACGCGGCGCGGAAGAAATAA
- a CDS encoding NupC/NupG family nucleoside CNT transporter: MEQLTHILRGLFGYGALVGIAVLLSYNRKAINWRLVAAGALLQMVFAAAVLFVGPVRDGVEWVGGIFVALMGFTGEGVRFVFGSLADQDKHGVVFAIGILPSIIFFSAFTSMLYYLGVLQKIVYAYAWVISKFMPLSGAETLSASANIFLGQTEAPFLIKPYLPQMTRSEIFTIMVGGMATIAGAVMIAYISFLGGSSVEQQVLFATHLITASVINAPAGLMVSKIILPQTEPISKDLAVSKEKIGSNLVDAVCLGTTDGLKLAANVGAMLIAFTALVALFNAVFGWVGAPHTLTIAGNEIFTYPGFNGWIDQVTGGAFKSFSLEFILGIIYAPVAWLIGIDSGYLMQSGQLLGTRTVLNEFVSFLQLGQMKANGTLTDQRTIIILTYAMCGFANIVSIGIQIGGIGTLAPNQRENLAALGVKAVFGGTIACYLSACVAGMMI; this comes from the coding sequence ATGGAGCAACTCACCCACATTTTGCGCGGCCTGTTCGGTTATGGCGCGCTCGTCGGCATCGCCGTTCTGCTCAGCTACAACCGCAAGGCCATCAACTGGCGGCTCGTTGCCGCCGGCGCGCTGCTCCAAATGGTGTTCGCCGCCGCCGTGCTCTTCGTCGGGCCGGTGCGGGACGGCGTCGAATGGGTCGGCGGCATCTTCGTGGCCCTGATGGGCTTCACCGGCGAGGGCGTGCGCTTCGTGTTCGGCTCGCTCGCCGATCAGGACAAGCACGGCGTCGTGTTCGCCATCGGCATCCTGCCCTCGATCATCTTTTTCTCCGCGTTCACCTCGATGCTCTACTACCTGGGCGTCCTGCAGAAGATCGTCTATGCCTACGCCTGGGTCATCTCAAAGTTCATGCCGCTCTCCGGTGCGGAGACGCTGAGCGCCTCCGCCAACATCTTTCTCGGGCAAACCGAAGCCCCGTTCCTCATCAAGCCCTACCTGCCGCAGATGACCCGCTCGGAGATCTTCACGATCATGGTCGGCGGCATGGCCACCATCGCCGGCGCCGTCATGATCGCCTACATCAGTTTCCTCGGCGGCAGCAGCGTGGAGCAGCAGGTGTTGTTCGCCACGCACCTCATCACCGCCTCCGTCATCAACGCCCCGGCCGGGCTGATGGTGTCAAAAATCATCCTGCCCCAGACCGAGCCGATCAGCAAGGACCTCGCCGTCTCCAAGGAAAAGATCGGCTCCAACCTCGTGGACGCCGTCTGCCTCGGCACGACCGACGGCCTGAAGCTCGCCGCCAACGTCGGCGCCATGCTCATCGCCTTCACCGCGCTCGTGGCGCTCTTCAATGCCGTCTTCGGCTGGGTCGGCGCGCCGCACACGCTCACCATCGCCGGGAACGAGATCTTCACCTACCCGGGCTTCAACGGCTGGATCGACCAGGTCACGGGCGGCGCCTTCAAGTCCTTCTCCCTCGAGTTCATCCTCGGCATCATCTATGCGCCCGTCGCCTGGCTCATCGGCATCGACAGCGGCTACCTGATGCAGTCGGGCCAGCTGCTCGGCACGCGCACGGTGCTGAACGAATTCGTCTCCTTCCTCCAGCTCGGCCAGATGAAGGCCAACGGCACCCTCACCGACCAGCGCACGATCATCATCCTGACCTACGCGATGTGCGGCTTCGCCAACATCGTGTCCATCGGCATCCAGATCGGCGGCATCGGCACGCTCGCGCCGAATCAGCGGGAGAACCTGGCCGCCCTCGGCGTGAAGGCCGTCTTCGGCGGCACCATCGCCTGCTACCTCTCCGCCTGCGTGGCCGGCATGATGATCTGA
- a CDS encoding intermembrane phospholipid transport protein YdbH family protein, whose translation MNSLLRHRWFWIVAAGVALGATLLAARLWLGGYVVRSVLRMAGATEIRHGEVRGTPWRLEVADLACTFRSQPVSARRVILVREKWWQASLGDVQVEGARVPVALDNSDVQAVVWDTYEDGGLGDEPVPPPFRSLALEGELVVRMALTPDRPVAVKLESQPRSGTSWIGSLVAEAEGFRLAGSGTLLRAGQELDFQVHSAELDLASWSPQIQRLVLLPGGPWTLAGRLTGVAEGKVTAKRFAATARVSLREADFKAGTRDITLTGAEADLEFSDLWKLRTSAGRLQVRQLRAGRLPFDDLDLDFGLWNGKQINVSRAVASALGGRVETQPFGYQLGETALTLELKVADLRVAKLFELAPRVAPRLGGRALGRLVLRMDESGVLISTGELATLPGVPADLQFNAAALVRSGATMDAATERLFKAAGNQSVLVRVEECRFEIRPPGLPLGTTARCVVRGWVDAQPVAFTYPVNGAVERFLAIMP comes from the coding sequence ATGAATTCGCTCCTCCGCCACCGCTGGTTCTGGATCGTCGCGGCGGGGGTGGCCTTGGGCGCGACCTTGCTGGCGGCGCGGCTCTGGCTCGGGGGCTATGTGGTGCGTTCGGTCCTGCGCATGGCCGGGGCCACCGAGATCCGGCATGGCGAAGTGCGTGGCACCCCGTGGCGGTTGGAGGTGGCGGACCTGGCCTGCACCTTCCGTTCCCAGCCGGTATCCGCCCGACGGGTGATCCTGGTGCGGGAGAAATGGTGGCAGGCCTCGCTCGGCGACGTGCAGGTGGAAGGCGCCCGCGTGCCGGTGGCGCTCGACAATTCCGACGTGCAGGCGGTTGTTTGGGACACCTATGAGGACGGCGGGTTGGGGGATGAACCGGTGCCGCCGCCCTTCCGCTCGCTTGCGCTGGAGGGCGAACTGGTGGTGCGGATGGCGCTCACGCCCGACCGACCCGTGGCCGTCAAGCTCGAGAGCCAGCCCCGGAGCGGCACTTCTTGGATCGGCAGCCTCGTCGCCGAGGCCGAGGGCTTCCGCCTGGCGGGCAGCGGCACCCTGCTCCGCGCGGGGCAGGAGCTGGACTTCCAGGTGCATAGCGCGGAGCTCGATCTGGCGTCCTGGTCGCCGCAGATCCAGCGCCTCGTGCTGCTGCCGGGAGGTCCGTGGACCTTGGCCGGCCGGCTGACCGGCGTGGCCGAGGGGAAGGTGACCGCCAAGCGTTTCGCCGCCACCGCCCGGGTCAGCCTGCGGGAGGCGGACTTCAAGGCCGGGACGAGGGACATCACCCTCACCGGGGCGGAGGCGGACCTGGAGTTCTCCGACCTCTGGAAGCTGCGGACATCCGCGGGCCGGCTGCAGGTGCGGCAGCTGCGGGCGGGGCGATTGCCCTTTGACGATCTGGACCTGGACTTCGGACTCTGGAACGGAAAACAAATCAACGTCAGTCGGGCCGTGGCGTCAGCCTTGGGCGGCCGGGTGGAGACGCAGCCCTTTGGCTACCAGCTCGGTGAAACCGCGCTCACGCTCGAGCTGAAGGTCGCGGATCTGCGCGTGGCCAAACTGTTCGAATTGGCGCCGCGCGTGGCGCCGCGGCTGGGCGGGCGCGCGCTGGGTCGTCTGGTGCTCCGCATGGATGAAAGCGGCGTGCTGATCTCCACCGGCGAGCTCGCGACCCTGCCCGGGGTGCCGGCGGACCTTCAGTTCAACGCCGCGGCCCTGGTGCGCTCGGGGGCGACCATGGATGCCGCGACGGAACGGCTGTTCAAGGCCGCCGGCAACCAGAGCGTGCTGGTGCGCGTGGAGGAGTGCCGTTTCGAAATTCGTCCGCCGGGGCTGCCCCTGGGCACCACGGCGCGCTGCGTGGTGCGCGGCTGGGTGGACGCACAGCCGGTTGCCTTCACTTATCCCGTCAACGGGGCGGTCGAGCGGTTCCTCGCCATCATGCCCTGA
- a CDS encoding TMEM175 family protein: MARNRPQPTWRDRLPGRRPEDHFQWRGKEVSRLENLADAVFGFSLTLLVVSTEVPRDFAGLQQVLRGFPAFAACFAILLLFWNEHYKFFRRYGLEDFYTRTLNYFILLLVLFSVYPLKFLFGAWLGGGTRMNGPEELWFIYRIYGLGFASIWTLYALLQGHALRRREQLRLNELELIYTRLQLTEFRLQVAVCFLSVGLTYVTTKPWLPGVCYALIGPLAAWNGMRHGRQVQAVLDRRNQPSLS; this comes from the coding sequence ATGGCAAGAAACCGCCCGCAGCCAACCTGGCGCGACCGCCTGCCCGGGCGCCGGCCGGAGGATCATTTCCAATGGCGGGGCAAGGAAGTCTCCCGGCTGGAGAATCTCGCGGACGCCGTGTTCGGCTTCTCCCTCACGCTGCTGGTCGTGTCCACCGAAGTGCCGCGGGATTTCGCCGGCCTCCAGCAGGTGCTGCGCGGCTTCCCGGCCTTTGCGGCGTGCTTCGCGATCCTGCTGCTGTTCTGGAACGAGCACTACAAGTTTTTCCGGCGCTACGGCCTCGAGGATTTCTACACGCGCACCCTCAACTACTTCATCCTGCTGCTGGTGCTGTTCTCGGTCTATCCCCTGAAGTTCCTCTTCGGGGCCTGGCTGGGCGGCGGCACGCGCATGAACGGGCCCGAAGAACTCTGGTTCATCTACCGGATCTACGGCCTCGGCTTCGCCAGCATCTGGACGCTCTACGCGCTGCTCCAGGGCCACGCGCTGCGCCGGCGCGAACAACTGCGCCTGAACGAACTCGAGCTGATCTACACCCGCCTGCAACTGACGGAGTTCCGCCTCCAGGTGGCGGTGTGTTTCCTTTCCGTCGGCCTGACCTATGTGACCACCAAGCCCTGGCTGCCGGGCGTGTGCTACGCGCTGATCGGTCCGCTCGCGGCCTGGAACGGCATGCGGCACGGCCGGCAGGTGCAGGCCGTGCTCGATCGTCGCAACCAGCCGTCGCTCAGCTGA
- a CDS encoding glycogen/starch/alpha-glucan phosphorylase, with product MPTAKASKPAKKAAPASAKPDESAQKLSALIHRHLVSTLARHEGSATPHDWWVATALAVRDTIHERMIATQAVHNADNVRRLYYFSLEYLMGRLFGNNLLATDMLETARAALAAHGQDFEKIRDAEVDMGLGNGGLGRLAACFLDSLATMDYPALGYGIYYEFGLFRQQFVNGHQVEHPDNWIRFGNPWEVVRPEYAQEVRVYGRVENVFDDRGNYRPRWVDTKTILGVPHDIPTAGYGTKTVNLLRLWASQSTEDFDLAAFNRGGYFEAVREQTSAETVSKVLYPNDKTENGKELRLMQQYFFVACSLRDIIRRHLRNPANSWANFSGKVAVQLNDTHPAIAVVELMRILVDEENMSLEAAWGIVGQTFAYTNHTLLPEALEKWSVGLFEKVLPRHLQLIYEINSRVLHLVEAKWPGDDGKKRVCSLIEENGGKMVRMANLAVAGSHTVNGVAALHTALLKQDLFPEFDALYPGKFQNKTNGITPRRWLLKCNPRLSDLITKRLGHTDWARDLDLLRGLEKSAGDAAFQSEFMAVKRANKVELAAIIKAECGVEVSPDALFDVQIKRLHEYKRQHLNLLHILALYRRLLQHPGLDIVPRVFVFGAKAAPGYDLAKNIIRAINVIGARINGDARIGGKLKVVFLPNYRVSLAEKIIPAADLSEQISTAGKEASGTGNMKLSLNGALTIGTLDGANVEIKEEVGDENIFIFGLTVEQVAALWARGYNPRDLYNADEELRGVIDWLGSDYFTPGEHGAFGAVHHSLLHGGDPYLLLADFRSYCDAHARVDATYRDKRKWAKMAILNTARMGKFSSDRTIREYAEQIWKLKPARIS from the coding sequence ATGCCGACTGCCAAAGCCTCCAAGCCCGCCAAGAAAGCAGCGCCCGCTTCAGCCAAGCCGGATGAATCCGCGCAAAAACTGAGCGCCTTGATCCACCGCCACCTGGTCTCGACCCTGGCCCGGCACGAGGGATCGGCCACGCCGCATGACTGGTGGGTGGCCACCGCGCTGGCGGTGCGCGACACCATCCACGAGCGCATGATCGCGACGCAGGCGGTGCACAACGCGGACAACGTCCGCCGCCTCTACTACTTCTCGCTCGAATACCTCATGGGCCGGCTCTTCGGCAACAACCTGCTCGCGACCGACATGCTGGAGACGGCGCGCGCGGCCCTTGCCGCCCACGGCCAGGACTTTGAGAAGATTCGTGACGCCGAGGTGGACATGGGTCTCGGCAACGGCGGCCTCGGCCGCCTCGCGGCCTGTTTCCTCGATTCGCTGGCCACGATGGATTATCCGGCGCTCGGTTACGGCATTTACTACGAGTTCGGCCTGTTCCGGCAGCAGTTCGTCAACGGGCACCAGGTCGAGCATCCCGACAATTGGATCCGTTTCGGCAACCCGTGGGAAGTGGTGCGCCCCGAATATGCGCAGGAAGTGCGCGTTTATGGCCGTGTGGAAAACGTCTTCGACGACCGCGGCAACTACCGTCCGCGCTGGGTGGACACCAAGACGATCCTCGGCGTGCCGCATGACATCCCGACCGCCGGCTACGGCACCAAGACCGTCAACCTGCTCCGCCTCTGGGCCTCGCAATCCACGGAGGACTTCGATTTGGCCGCCTTCAACCGCGGCGGCTACTTCGAGGCCGTCCGGGAGCAGACCTCGGCCGAGACGGTCTCCAAGGTACTTTACCCGAACGACAAGACCGAGAACGGCAAGGAACTGCGCCTGATGCAGCAGTATTTCTTCGTGGCCTGCTCGCTGCGCGACATCATCCGCCGTCACCTCCGCAACCCGGCCAACTCCTGGGCCAATTTTTCCGGCAAGGTCGCCGTGCAACTCAACGACACGCACCCCGCCATCGCCGTGGTGGAGCTCATGCGCATCCTGGTGGACGAGGAAAACATGTCCCTCGAGGCCGCCTGGGGGATTGTCGGCCAGACCTTTGCCTACACCAATCACACGCTGCTGCCCGAGGCGCTCGAGAAGTGGAGCGTCGGTCTCTTTGAGAAAGTTCTGCCGCGCCACCTCCAGCTTATCTACGAGATCAACAGCCGCGTGCTGCACCTCGTCGAGGCCAAATGGCCCGGCGACGACGGCAAGAAGCGCGTCTGCTCCCTGATCGAGGAGAACGGCGGCAAGATGGTGCGCATGGCCAATCTCGCCGTCGCCGGTTCGCACACGGTCAACGGCGTGGCCGCGCTCCACACCGCGCTGCTCAAGCAGGATCTCTTCCCCGAGTTCGACGCGCTTTATCCCGGAAAATTCCAGAACAAGACCAACGGCATCACGCCCCGGCGCTGGCTGCTGAAGTGCAACCCGCGCCTCTCGGACCTGATCACGAAGCGTCTCGGCCACACGGACTGGGCCCGTGACCTGGACCTGCTCCGCGGGCTCGAGAAGTCCGCCGGCGACGCGGCGTTCCAGAGCGAGTTCATGGCCGTGAAGCGCGCCAACAAGGTCGAGCTTGCCGCCATCATCAAGGCGGAGTGCGGCGTGGAGGTCTCGCCCGACGCGCTGTTCGACGTGCAGATCAAGCGCCTGCACGAATACAAGCGCCAGCACCTGAACCTGCTGCACATCCTCGCGCTCTACCGCCGCCTGCTCCAGCATCCCGGCCTCGACATTGTGCCGCGCGTGTTCGTGTTCGGTGCCAAGGCCGCGCCCGGTTACGACCTCGCGAAAAACATCATCCGCGCGATCAACGTCATCGGCGCCCGCATCAACGGCGACGCCCGGATCGGCGGGAAGCTCAAGGTGGTCTTCCTGCCCAACTACCGCGTGTCGCTCGCCGAGAAAATCATCCCGGCGGCCGACCTGTCCGAGCAGATTTCCACGGCCGGCAAGGAGGCCTCGGGCACCGGCAACATGAAGCTCTCCCTCAACGGCGCCCTCACCATCGGCACGCTCGACGGCGCCAACGTCGAGATCAAGGAGGAGGTCGGCGACGAAAACATCTTCATCTTCGGCCTCACGGTCGAGCAGGTCGCCGCGCTCTGGGCCCGGGGCTACAACCCGCGGGATCTCTACAATGCCGACGAGGAGCTGCGCGGCGTCATTGACTGGCTGGGCAGCGATTACTTCACGCCCGGTGAGCACGGGGCCTTCGGTGCCGTGCACCACAGCCTGCTGCACGGCGGCGATCCCTATCTGCTGCTGGCCGATTTCCGCAGCTACTGCGACGCCCACGCCCGGGTGGACGCCACCTACCGCGACAAACGGAAGTGGGCGAAGATGGCCATCCTCAACACCGCGCGCATGGGCAAGTTCTCCAGCGACCGGACCATCCGCGAATACGCGGAGCAGATCTGGAAGCTCAAACCGGCGCGGATCAGCTGA